A single region of the Mugil cephalus isolate CIBA_MC_2020 chromosome 4, CIBA_Mcephalus_1.1, whole genome shotgun sequence genome encodes:
- the park7 gene encoding Parkinson disease protein 7 homolog, producing the protein MAGKRALVILSKGAEEMETVIPVDIMRRAGISVTVAGLAGKEPVQCSRNVVICPDASLEDASKQGPYDVVLLPGGMPGAQNLAESPAVKEVLKDQDGRKGLIAAICAGPTALLAHGIGYGSTVTTHPGMKEKMMAGDHYKYSEARVQKDGHYITSRGPGTSFEFALTIVEELMGAEVAAQVKAPLIMKD; encoded by the exons ATGGCAGGAAAAAGGGCGTTAGTGATCCTGTCTAAAGGCGCGGAGGAGATGGAGACTGTTATCCCCGTGGACATCATGCGCAGAGCCGGG ATTTCAGTGACGGTTGCAGGTCTTGCGGGTAAAGAGCCGGTCCAGTGCAGCAGAAACGTCGTCATCTGTCCCGACGCTAGCCTGGAGGATGCCAGCAAACAG GGCCCTTATGATGTGGTGCTTCTGCCAGGAGGGATGCCAGGGGCCCAGAATTTGGCAGAG TCTCCTGCTGTGAAGGAGGTGCTGAAGGATCAAGATGGCAGAAAGGGCCTGATTGCAGCCATCTGTGCAG GTCCCACGGCTCTTCTGGCACATGGCATTGGCTACGGCAGCACGGTCACTACACACCCCGgcatgaaggagaagatgatggCTGGAG aCCACTATAAATATTCAGAGGCTCGAGTACAGAAGGATGGACATTACATCACCAGCCGTGGGCCAGGAACCAGTTTTGAATTTGCCTTGACGATTGTAGAGGAACTTATGGGGGCTGAGGTTGCAGCTCAAGTCAAGGCTCCGCTTATTATGAAAGACTGA